From one Marinobacter sp. LV10MA510-1 genomic stretch:
- a CDS encoding cation:proton antiporter, translated as MPEAIWISFAFGLGLLVKVVHLPPLVGYLAAGFILSALTAFPGSNISAEPTEVLGHIAHLGVLLMLFTVGLKLKFKTIISPEVIGGSLLHFGITCFVFTPGLYLFLDITWYIAFMLAVALSFSSTILAAKVLESKRELRAFHGRVAIGILVMQDLIALVVMSLAAGKTPSEWALIVFGLPLLRPLLFRLLDASGHDELLVLLGMLLALVLGGLGFEAVGLSSELGALLFGAVLANHPRSQELAKSLWSVKEIFLVGFFLQIGIGGLPDTHSLMFALAASLILPLKGILFFFLMILFRLRARSSFLTSLALTNYSEFGLIVASIALPQWMVPLAITVAFSFVISAPLNRIAHSLYERFASRLERYETNNHHPDEQPLALSDAKVLIMGMGRTGTAAYDWLIETEPTLVGLDSDPNKITQHGVAGRNVVFADAEDTTFWTNLHMPLVHSVILAMADIEGKLIAARMLRRMGFTGYIVAHTMFQDEAHQIREAGANEAYLTMSETGVALASHIMEREASEPDVALKPSGRG; from the coding sequence ATGCCTGAAGCTATCTGGATATCCTTTGCGTTTGGTCTTGGCCTGCTGGTCAAGGTGGTTCACTTACCACCCCTGGTGGGTTACCTGGCGGCCGGTTTCATACTCAGCGCGCTCACGGCGTTTCCGGGTTCCAACATCTCTGCCGAGCCCACCGAAGTGCTGGGCCACATTGCCCACCTGGGCGTGCTGCTAATGCTGTTTACAGTGGGCTTGAAACTAAAGTTCAAGACCATCATCAGCCCTGAGGTTATTGGCGGTAGCCTGCTGCACTTTGGCATAACCTGCTTTGTGTTCACCCCCGGGCTGTATCTGTTTCTGGATATTACCTGGTACATTGCCTTCATGCTGGCGGTGGCGCTGTCGTTTTCATCCACCATTCTTGCCGCTAAAGTGCTGGAAAGTAAGCGCGAGTTGCGCGCATTCCATGGCCGCGTAGCCATCGGTATTCTGGTGATGCAAGACCTGATCGCACTGGTTGTGATGAGCCTGGCTGCGGGTAAAACGCCGTCGGAATGGGCCTTGATTGTGTTCGGCCTGCCGCTGCTGCGGCCATTGTTGTTCCGCTTGCTGGATGCCAGCGGCCATGATGAACTGCTGGTGCTGTTAGGCATGCTTTTGGCGCTAGTGTTGGGCGGTTTGGGTTTTGAAGCCGTGGGGCTGAGTTCCGAGCTTGGTGCTTTGCTGTTTGGTGCGGTACTGGCCAATCACCCACGCAGTCAGGAATTAGCCAAGTCGCTGTGGAGTGTGAAAGAAATATTCCTGGTGGGGTTTTTCCTGCAGATCGGCATTGGCGGGCTGCCAGACACCCATTCACTGATGTTTGCCCTGGCTGCCAGCCTGATTCTGCCGTTGAAAGGCATTCTGTTTTTCTTCCTGATGATTCTGTTCCGCCTGCGCGCGCGCAGTAGTTTTCTGACGTCGCTGGCTCTGACCAACTACAGTGAATTCGGCTTGATTGTGGCCAGCATTGCCCTGCCCCAGTGGATGGTGCCGCTGGCCATTACGGTGGCTTTTTCGTTCGTCATTTCAGCGCCCCTGAATCGCATCGCTCACAGCCTTTACGAGCGCTTTGCCAGCCGTTTGGAACGCTACGAAACCAATAACCATCACCCCGACGAACAGCCCTTGGCGCTGTCTGACGCCAAGGTTCTCATCATGGGTATGGGGCGCACCGGAACCGCCGCTTACGACTGGCTGATCGAAACCGAACCGACCCTGGTCGGGCTGGATTCCGACCCCAACAAAATTACCCAGCACGGCGTGGCGGGGCGCAATGTGGTGTTTGCCGATGCCGAAGACACCACCTTCTGGACCAATCTGCATATGCCACTGGTGCATTCAGTCATCCTCGCAATGGCCGACATTGAAGGCAAACTGATTGCCGCCCGCATGCTGCGGCGCATGGGTTTCACCGGCTACATTGTGGCCCACACCATGTTCCAGGACGAAGCTCACCAAATACGTGAAGCCGGCGCCAATGAAGCTTACCTGACCATGAGCGAAACCGGCGTAGCCCTGGCAAGCCACATCATGGAGCGGGAAGCCTCGGAGCCAGATGTTGCTCTGAAACCGTCAGGCCGCGGATAA
- a CDS encoding alpha/beta fold hydrolase yields MLQRSPYTAFLLFLSIVLLSACSRHDIYQKAIDFERSTAGLEAASITLGELDIAYLRNAELNNGDTIVMVHGFGANKDNWTRMARELTDKFNVYAIDLPGHGESSKPLDLGYRLDQQVVHLARILQALDITEMHMMGNSMGGAITALYAATYPEQIKTAVLFDPAGILKYESELFGRVVADDNPLIPSKPGDFERLMDFALEKKPFIPWPIPGVLEEKALANETINKVIFAAIRDANVESDFRTIIARIEDPVLIVWGKEDRVINYRNGDVFVSIIPDAQLKILDGVGHVPMIEAPEESARLFLEFAKSHALKAE; encoded by the coding sequence ATGCTGCAAAGGTCACCCTATACTGCCTTCCTCCTGTTCTTATCCATTGTGCTTTTAAGCGCATGCTCCCGCCATGACATATACCAGAAGGCTATCGACTTTGAGCGTTCCACCGCCGGACTTGAGGCTGCCAGCATTACCCTGGGCGAACTGGACATTGCGTACCTGCGAAACGCAGAATTGAACAACGGCGATACCATCGTGATGGTTCATGGTTTTGGTGCCAACAAAGACAACTGGACCCGCATGGCCCGGGAACTCACAGATAAATTCAACGTTTACGCCATAGACCTTCCGGGCCACGGCGAAAGCAGCAAACCGCTGGACCTGGGTTATCGGCTAGACCAGCAAGTGGTTCACCTCGCCCGTATTCTTCAGGCTCTGGATATTACCGAAATGCATATGATGGGCAACTCCATGGGCGGCGCCATTACGGCTCTGTATGCCGCCACTTACCCGGAACAGATCAAAACCGCAGTACTGTTTGACCCGGCTGGCATTCTTAAGTACGAGAGCGAACTGTTTGGTCGTGTGGTCGCGGATGACAATCCGCTTATCCCCTCAAAACCCGGCGACTTCGAGCGTCTGATGGATTTTGCTCTCGAGAAAAAGCCGTTTATTCCCTGGCCCATTCCGGGGGTTCTGGAAGAGAAAGCTCTTGCCAATGAGACCATCAATAAAGTGATCTTTGCCGCCATTCGGGACGCTAACGTCGAGTCAGATTTTCGCACGATCATTGCCCGCATCGAAGACCCGGTACTGATCGTCTGGGGCAAGGAAGACCGAGTAATTAACTACCGTAATGGCGACGTTTTTGTGAGCATCATTCCCGACGCACAACTAAAGATACTCGACGGAGTGGGTCACGTGCCCATGATTGAAGCGCCGGAAGAATCCGCCCGCCTGTTCCTTGAGTTTGCCAAATCCCATGCTTTAAAAGCCGAGTAA
- the purD gene encoding phosphoribosylamine--glycine ligase, with protein sequence MNILIIGNGGREHALAWKAAQSELAGTVFVAPGNAGTATESGVENVAIDVMDLNGLADFAASNNVGLTIVGPEAPLVAGVVDLFEERGLRVFGPSAGAAQLEGSKAFTKDFLARQNIPTGSYGNFTDVDEALAYVRAQGAPIVVKADGLAAGKGVIVAMTLAEAEGAIRDMLADNAFGDAGSRVVVEEFLDGEEASFIVMVDGDNVLAMATSQDHKRVGDGDTGPNTGGMGAYSPAPVVTPNVHQRIMDEVIYPTVRGMKAEGHPYKGFLYAGLMIDSTGAPRVIEFNCRFGDPETQPIMLRMQSDLVALCQAAIDGKLDQCSSDWDPRAAVGIVLAAGGYPGSYSKGDAISGLSETETEGEKAFHAGTKLYGNQVVTSGGRVLCATALGNTVTEAQQRAYRLAGKISWNGAFYRKDIAYRAIAREQA encoded by the coding sequence ATGAATATTCTGATTATTGGTAATGGCGGGCGTGAACACGCCCTGGCGTGGAAAGCCGCGCAGTCAGAACTGGCTGGCACCGTTTTCGTAGCTCCCGGCAACGCCGGCACCGCCACCGAGTCTGGTGTCGAAAACGTTGCCATTGATGTAATGGACTTGAACGGCTTGGCCGATTTCGCCGCCAGCAACAACGTTGGCCTGACCATTGTTGGGCCCGAGGCACCGCTAGTTGCCGGTGTTGTGGACCTGTTTGAAGAGCGCGGCTTGCGGGTGTTTGGCCCCAGCGCCGGCGCCGCTCAGCTGGAAGGCTCCAAAGCCTTTACCAAAGACTTTCTGGCGCGCCAGAATATTCCCACGGGCTCTTACGGCAACTTTACCGACGTAGATGAAGCTTTGGCCTACGTGCGTGCGCAAGGCGCGCCTATTGTGGTCAAAGCGGATGGCCTGGCCGCCGGTAAAGGCGTAATTGTAGCCATGACCCTGGCCGAAGCGGAAGGCGCCATCCGCGATATGCTGGCGGACAACGCTTTTGGCGACGCCGGCAGCCGCGTGGTTGTTGAAGAGTTTCTGGACGGCGAAGAAGCCAGCTTCATCGTCATGGTCGACGGCGACAACGTGCTGGCCATGGCGACCTCGCAAGACCATAAGCGCGTGGGCGATGGCGACACCGGTCCCAACACCGGTGGCATGGGCGCTTATTCTCCGGCTCCGGTGGTGACCCCCAACGTGCATCAGCGCATTATGGATGAGGTGATTTACCCAACCGTGCGCGGCATGAAAGCCGAAGGCCACCCCTACAAAGGTTTCCTTTACGCCGGCCTGATGATCGATTCTACGGGTGCTCCCAGGGTGATCGAATTCAACTGCCGCTTTGGCGATCCGGAAACCCAGCCCATCATGCTGCGCATGCAGTCTGATCTGGTGGCTCTGTGTCAGGCCGCGATTGACGGCAAACTGGACCAGTGCAGCTCCGATTGGGACCCCCGGGCCGCCGTGGGTATTGTTCTGGCGGCAGGTGGTTATCCCGGCAGCTACAGCAAAGGCGATGCCATCTCTGGCCTGTCGGAAACCGAAACCGAGGGCGAAAAAGCTTTCCACGCCGGCACAAAGCTGTATGGCAACCAAGTGGTCACCAGCGGTGGCCGCGTGCTCTGCGCAACCGCACTGGGCAATACCGTGACCGAAGCCCAACAACGGGCCTATAGACTTGCCGGAAAGATAAGCTGGAATGGTGCGTTTTATCGCAAAGACATCGCGTATCGAGCCATAGCCCGCGAGCAGGCGTAA
- the purH gene encoding bifunctional phosphoribosylaminoimidazolecarboxamide formyltransferase/IMP cyclohydrolase — MTNQANTPVRRALISVSDKTGIVEFGRALSERGIELLSTGGTFRLLNENNVAVTEVSDYTGFPEMMDGRVKTLHPKIHGGVLGRRGIDDAVMAEHGIDPIDMVVVNLYPFEDTVANPDCDLATAIENIDIGGPTMVRAAAKNHNDVAVVVNTRDYSRVLKELESNDGELTFATRFDLAVKAFEHTAGYDGAIANYLGGRTADNENPDFPRTFNAQFVKVQDMRYGENPHQRAAFYAERNPKEACVATATQLQGKALSYNNVADTDAALECVKPFADPACVIVKHANPCGVAIGADILQAYDLAYATDPTSAFGGIIAFNRELDAATAKAIIERQFVEVIIAPSISAEAVELVAAKKNVRLLACGEFDGERAPALDYKRVTGGLLVQERDLGMVAMADVKVVTQRQPSNEELNDLLFAWEVAKYVKSNAIVYAKAGRTIGVGAGQMSRVYSAKIAGIKAADEGLEVKGSVMSSDAFFPFRDGIDAAAAAGITAVIQPGGSMRDQEVIDAANEHGIAMVFTGMRHFRH; from the coding sequence ATGACAAATCAGGCAAATACTCCCGTTCGCCGCGCGCTGATCAGTGTCAGTGACAAAACCGGCATTGTTGAATTTGGTCGCGCGCTCAGCGAGCGCGGCATAGAGTTGCTGTCCACCGGCGGCACCTTTCGTCTGCTTAACGAAAACAACGTCGCGGTCACCGAAGTGTCTGACTACACCGGTTTTCCGGAGATGATGGATGGCCGGGTAAAAACCCTGCACCCGAAAATTCACGGTGGCGTTTTGGGCCGCCGCGGCATCGACGACGCCGTCATGGCCGAACACGGCATAGACCCCATCGACATGGTGGTAGTGAATCTGTATCCGTTTGAAGACACCGTCGCCAATCCGGATTGCGACTTGGCGACCGCCATTGAAAACATCGACATTGGCGGCCCTACCATGGTTCGCGCGGCAGCCAAAAACCACAACGATGTGGCCGTAGTAGTGAATACCCGCGATTACAGCCGGGTATTGAAAGAACTGGAAAGTAACGATGGCGAACTGACCTTTGCTACCCGTTTTGACCTGGCGGTAAAAGCGTTTGAACACACCGCCGGCTATGACGGCGCTATTGCTAACTACCTGGGTGGACGCACCGCCGATAACGAAAACCCGGATTTCCCGCGCACATTCAACGCCCAGTTTGTGAAAGTGCAGGACATGCGCTACGGCGAAAACCCGCACCAGCGCGCCGCGTTCTACGCCGAGCGCAACCCGAAAGAAGCCTGCGTGGCAACCGCTACCCAACTCCAGGGTAAAGCGCTGTCGTACAACAACGTGGCCGACACCGACGCCGCGCTTGAGTGTGTAAAACCCTTCGCCGACCCGGCTTGCGTGATCGTCAAGCACGCCAATCCCTGTGGTGTCGCCATTGGCGCCGACATTCTGCAAGCTTACGACTTGGCCTATGCAACCGACCCCACCTCGGCGTTTGGCGGCATCATTGCCTTCAACCGCGAGCTGGACGCCGCTACCGCCAAAGCCATTATTGAGCGTCAGTTTGTAGAAGTGATCATCGCTCCCAGCATCAGCGCCGAGGCGGTGGAGCTAGTAGCCGCCAAGAAAAACGTGCGTCTGCTGGCCTGCGGTGAATTTGACGGTGAGCGCGCCCCCGCGCTGGACTACAAACGCGTGACCGGTGGCCTGCTGGTGCAAGAACGTGACCTGGGCATGGTGGCTATGGCCGATGTGAAAGTGGTCACCCAGCGCCAGCCCAGCAACGAAGAACTGAACGATTTACTGTTCGCCTGGGAAGTGGCCAAGTACGTTAAATCCAACGCCATTGTGTACGCCAAAGCCGGCCGTACCATCGGCGTGGGTGCCGGCCAGATGAGCCGCGTGTACAGCGCTAAAATTGCTGGCATCAAAGCCGCCGACGAAGGCCTGGAAGTGAAAGGCTCGGTGATGTCGTCTGACGCCTTCTTCCCGTTTCGCGACGGTATTGACGCCGCAGCTGCCGCCGGCATTACCGCAGTAATCCAGCCTGGCGGTTCCATGCGCGATCAGGAAGTGATCGATGCCGCCAACGAGCACGGCATTGCCATGGTGTTCACCGGCATGCGCCACTTCCGCCATTAA
- the fis gene encoding DNA-binding transcriptional regulator Fis, giving the protein MKAETLANDTLNASANDDIHQLQTVGTSGNSVTLRDSVEIALTNYFTQLDGAPVTEVYQLVLSEVEAPLLEQVMKYTRNNQTKASTMLGLNRGTLRKKLKQYDLL; this is encoded by the coding sequence ATGAAAGCTGAAACTTTGGCAAACGACACCCTGAACGCATCCGCCAATGATGACATTCACCAACTGCAAACGGTTGGCACCAGCGGTAACTCAGTCACCCTGCGTGACAGCGTAGAAATTGCACTGACCAACTACTTCACCCAGCTTGATGGCGCTCCGGTAACCGAGGTTTATCAACTGGTGCTGTCAGAAGTAGAGGCTCCGTTGCTGGAGCAGGTGATGAAGTACACCCGCAACAACCAGACCAAAGCGTCCACCATGCTGGGTCTGAACCGCGGCACCCTGCGCAAGAAGCTCAAGCAATACGACCTGCTTTAA
- the dusB gene encoding tRNA dihydrouridine synthase DusB, translating into MLPTAKIGPYTLPNPLIVAPMAGVTDRPFRLLCRRMGAGLAVSEMVIADSKMWHTRKSRSRLNHQGEPEPRSVQIAGGDPEMLAQAARMNAASGAQIIDINMGCPAKKVCNKAAGSALMKDEALVLQILKAVVAAVDIPVTLKMRTGWDEDHRNAPIIARMAEEAGIQALAIHGRTRTDKYTGNAEYDTIARVKSDVSIPVFANGDITSPEKARDVLQYTGADGLLIGRAAQGQPWIFREILHFLETGEHMKPPPLDEVETILSEHLLALHDFYGETMGVRIARKHVGWYLQGHDQDKRFRQSFNAIDNALEQHDSIQQYFASLRNEEVFAA; encoded by the coding sequence ATGCTGCCAACGGCAAAAATCGGGCCGTATACCTTGCCCAATCCGCTGATTGTTGCGCCCATGGCCGGTGTGACAGACCGGCCATTTAGGCTTCTGTGTCGGCGCATGGGCGCAGGGCTGGCCGTTTCGGAAATGGTGATTGCTGACAGCAAAATGTGGCACACCCGAAAATCTCGCAGCCGCCTGAACCACCAAGGTGAGCCTGAGCCTAGATCGGTGCAGATTGCCGGTGGCGATCCCGAGATGCTGGCGCAGGCGGCTCGTATGAACGCGGCGTCTGGCGCCCAGATCATTGACATCAATATGGGTTGCCCGGCCAAGAAAGTCTGTAACAAAGCGGCCGGCTCTGCACTGATGAAAGACGAAGCTCTGGTGCTGCAGATTCTGAAGGCGGTGGTCGCCGCCGTAGACATACCGGTGACCCTGAAAATGCGAACTGGTTGGGATGAGGATCACCGCAACGCGCCGATTATTGCGCGCATGGCAGAAGAAGCCGGTATTCAGGCGCTGGCCATACATGGCCGCACCCGCACCGACAAATACACGGGCAATGCCGAGTACGATACCATTGCCCGAGTGAAGTCCGACGTTAGCATTCCGGTATTCGCCAACGGCGACATCACCAGCCCGGAAAAAGCGCGCGACGTGCTTCAATACACTGGGGCCGATGGCCTGCTGATTGGCCGTGCGGCTCAGGGCCAGCCTTGGATTTTTCGGGAAATCCTGCACTTTCTGGAAACAGGCGAACACATGAAGCCGCCGCCACTGGATGAAGTGGAAACGATACTGAGCGAGCACCTGCTGGCACTGCACGATTTTTATGGAGAAACCATGGGTGTGCGCATTGCCCGCAAACATGTGGGCTGGTATTTGCAAGGCCACGACCAAGACAAACGCTTCCGGCAAAGCTTTAACGCCATAGACAACGCGTTGGAGCAGCACGATAGCATTCAACAGTATTTCGCAAGCTTACGAAATGAAGAGGTATTCGCAGCATGA
- a CDS encoding DUF3426 domain-containing protein has protein sequence MAFSNLQTQCPHCQTRFRVTEEQLKVAKGRVRCGSCRQIFNAFENRMKEQKPVVTTPPEPVINPDPDDGLVFADNPEEDAAHGAYIKADMTFAEDELSDSFRSMDHSVYSDDRDNSSDINPDSDESWAHAILDEASRHESPRRPAPPGKAAPPIKAAPSVKATPSKNEPPADAPNPGTQSLTQSSDSWSLPSEHQIYAESGARSQHTPYSNLRQEPIPVQGNHSGKIRALAWLLIVLAILGVIVSQLAWVQFDKFSKIPQLRPFYEKGCELAGCTLPPLIDMSAIDSRKLVVKTNPANRSELVVDAVIINRAAFAQPFPAIILTFADLNGQEVTQRVFSPADYLADQGAQLREMPPQTPIRIAIAIQDPGQTAVSYNIDFRSQAE, from the coding sequence ATGGCTTTCAGCAACCTTCAAACTCAGTGCCCCCACTGCCAGACGCGTTTCCGGGTAACCGAGGAACAACTGAAGGTTGCCAAGGGGCGAGTGCGCTGCGGCAGCTGCAGGCAGATTTTTAATGCTTTTGAAAATCGCATGAAAGAGCAAAAACCGGTCGTTACAACGCCCCCGGAGCCGGTGATCAACCCGGATCCGGACGACGGCTTGGTGTTTGCAGACAACCCGGAAGAAGATGCTGCCCACGGCGCCTACATTAAAGCCGACATGACGTTTGCCGAAGACGAGCTCAGCGACAGTTTTCGCTCCATGGACCACAGTGTTTACAGCGATGACCGCGACAACAGCAGCGATATAAACCCGGATTCCGACGAAAGCTGGGCCCACGCCATTCTGGATGAAGCCAGCCGTCACGAAAGCCCAAGACGCCCAGCCCCACCCGGTAAGGCAGCACCACCCATTAAAGCCGCGCCATCCGTTAAAGCAACACCCTCAAAAAATGAACCGCCCGCTGACGCGCCAAATCCGGGGACGCAAAGCCTGACGCAATCCAGTGACAGCTGGTCCTTACCGTCCGAGCATCAGATTTACGCCGAGAGCGGCGCCCGATCGCAGCACACGCCCTACAGTAATCTTCGCCAGGAACCCATTCCGGTTCAGGGCAATCACAGCGGAAAAATCCGCGCGCTGGCCTGGTTACTGATTGTTCTGGCCATTCTGGGGGTGATCGTCTCGCAACTGGCCTGGGTTCAGTTTGACAAATTTTCCAAAATCCCCCAGCTGCGACCGTTTTACGAGAAAGGCTGCGAACTCGCCGGCTGCACGCTGCCACCATTGATAGACATGAGCGCTATAGACAGCCGCAAACTGGTGGTAAAAACCAACCCGGCCAATCGCAGCGAATTGGTGGTAGACGCAGTGATTATCAATCGTGCCGCCTTCGCGCAGCCGTTCCCTGCCATTATTCTGACCTTCGCCGATCTGAATGGGCAAGAGGTAACACAGCGAGTATTCAGCCCGGCAGATTACCTGGCAGACCAGGGCGCACAGCTGCGGGAAATGCCGCCGCAGACCCCCATACGCATTGCCATTGCCATCCAGGACCCGGGACAAACAGCGGTCAGCTACAACATCGACTTCCGTTCACAAGCCGAGTAA
- the prmA gene encoding 50S ribosomal protein L11 methyltransferase, whose translation MPWIQLTIPADPDSADQLEDVLMEMGADAVSMEDAADQPLYEPDHGTTPLWSQTTVTGLFQSSYDITELCSNIRDAWHQQTQQSLADIDVTLVEDKDWARAWMDDFHPLRFGERLWIVPSWHDAPDPDAANLLLDPGLAFGTGTHDTTALCLQWLDGADVQGKQVIDYGCGSGILGLAALLLGADHVMGVDTDPQALEASRENARRNEVDESRLSLYLPKDEPDTLADITLANILAQPLIGLAPHLAAKTRPGGDIVLSGILNHQARDVMAAYEPWFIMDEPEQQGEWIRLTGRRHH comes from the coding sequence ATGCCCTGGATACAACTGACGATTCCGGCCGATCCGGACAGCGCCGATCAACTCGAAGACGTGTTGATGGAAATGGGCGCCGATGCGGTGTCGATGGAAGACGCCGCTGACCAACCTCTGTACGAGCCAGACCATGGCACCACACCTTTGTGGAGCCAAACCACCGTAACCGGGCTGTTTCAGTCCAGTTATGACATTACCGAGCTGTGCTCCAACATTCGCGACGCCTGGCACCAGCAAACCCAGCAAAGTCTGGCGGACATAGACGTAACGCTGGTTGAAGACAAAGACTGGGCGCGGGCATGGATGGACGACTTCCACCCGCTGCGCTTTGGCGAACGCTTGTGGATAGTACCCAGCTGGCACGACGCGCCTGACCCAGACGCAGCGAACCTGCTGCTGGACCCGGGCCTGGCGTTCGGTACCGGCACCCACGACACCACGGCCTTGTGCCTGCAGTGGCTAGACGGCGCGGATGTGCAAGGCAAACAGGTGATCGATTATGGCTGTGGCTCCGGCATTTTGGGCCTGGCCGCACTGCTGCTGGGCGCTGACCATGTAATGGGAGTCGACACCGACCCCCAGGCGCTAGAAGCCAGTCGTGAAAACGCCCGCCGTAACGAAGTGGACGAAAGCAGGCTGTCTTTATACCTGCCGAAAGACGAACCCGACACCCTGGCCGACATTACGCTCGCCAATATTCTGGCTCAGCCACTGATCGGACTGGCGCCGCACTTGGCAGCAAAAACCCGCCCAGGCGGCGACATTGTGCTGTCTGGCATCCTCAACCACCAGGCCCGCGATGTGATGGCGGCCTACGAGCCCTGGTTTATTATGGATGAACCAGAACAGCAAGGTGAGTGGATACGGCTCACGGGGCGACGTCACCATTGA
- the accC gene encoding acetyl-CoA carboxylase biotin carboxylase subunit, with product MLEKVLIANRGEIALRILRACKELGIKTVAVHSKVDRDLMHVRLADETVCIGPNSPTDSYLNIPAIISAAEVTDSVGIHPGYGFLAENADFAEQVEKSGFRFIGPRAETIRLMGNKVSAINAMISAGVPTVPGSNGPLTEDDELTLKVAQKIGYPVIIKAASGGGGRGMQVVHSEAALLKAVQITQTEARSVFGDPTVYLEKFLERPRHVEVQILADMHGNCIHLGDRDCSFQRRHQKVLEEAPAPGIDPEAREKTLKACVDACKKIGYVGAGTFEFLYQDGGFYFIEMNTRVQVEHPVSEMVTGVDIVREQLRIASGLPLQYTQDDIKITGHAIECRINAEDPQTFVPSPGKVKHFHAPGGNGVRVDSHLYNGYTVPPYYDSLIAKLITWGDDREMARRRMKNALDEMVVEGIKTNQPLHRRLVRDGGFKQVDFTIHYLEKLIRD from the coding sequence ATGTTAGAAAAAGTATTGATCGCAAACCGCGGTGAAATTGCCCTGCGGATTTTGCGCGCCTGTAAAGAATTAGGTATCAAAACCGTAGCCGTGCACTCCAAGGTCGACCGCGACCTGATGCACGTGCGCTTAGCCGATGAAACCGTCTGTATCGGCCCCAACAGCCCGACCGACAGCTATCTGAATATCCCTGCCATTATCAGCGCGGCGGAAGTAACCGACTCAGTGGGCATCCACCCTGGTTACGGCTTTTTGGCGGAAAACGCCGACTTTGCCGAGCAGGTCGAAAAAAGCGGGTTCCGCTTTATCGGCCCCAGAGCCGAGACCATTCGGCTGATGGGCAACAAAGTGTCGGCCATCAACGCCATGATCAGTGCCGGTGTACCCACCGTTCCGGGTTCTAACGGCCCGCTGACCGAAGACGACGAACTGACTCTCAAAGTCGCTCAAAAAATCGGCTATCCGGTGATTATTAAAGCCGCATCGGGCGGCGGTGGTCGCGGTATGCAAGTGGTGCACTCAGAAGCGGCATTGCTCAAGGCCGTACAGATTACCCAGACCGAAGCACGCAGCGTGTTTGGCGACCCGACCGTGTATCTTGAAAAATTCCTTGAGCGCCCGCGCCACGTGGAAGTTCAGATACTTGCAGACATGCACGGCAACTGCATTCACCTGGGCGACCGAGACTGCTCGTTCCAACGCCGTCACCAGAAAGTGCTGGAAGAAGCGCCGGCGCCGGGTATTGACCCCGAAGCCCGGGAAAAAACCCTGAAAGCCTGTGTGGATGCCTGTAAAAAAATTGGCTATGTGGGTGCAGGCACCTTCGAATTCCTGTATCAGGACGGTGGTTTCTACTTCATCGAAATGAACACCCGCGTGCAGGTTGAGCACCCAGTATCAGAAATGGTGACCGGCGTAGATATCGTGCGCGAACAACTGCGTATCGCCAGCGGCCTGCCGTTGCAGTACACACAGGACGATATCAAGATTACCGGGCACGCCATCGAGTGCCGAATCAACGCAGAAGATCCGCAAACTTTTGTGCCCAGCCCTGGTAAAGTGAAGCACTTTCACGCTCCCGGCGGCAACGGTGTGCGAGTAGATTCTCACCTTTACAATGGTTACACCGTACCACCCTACTACGATTCGCTGATCGCCAAACTGATCACCTGGGGTGACGACCGCGAAATGGCGCGTCGGCGCATGAAAAATGCCCTCGACGAAATGGTGGTTGAAGGTATAAAAACCAATCAGCCGCTGCACCGCAGATTGGTGCGCGATGGCGGCTTTAAACAGGTAGACTTCACCATTCATTACCTTGAAAAACTGATTCGGGACTGA